The following are encoded together in the Malaya genurostris strain Urasoe2022 chromosome 3, Malgen_1.1, whole genome shotgun sequence genome:
- the LOC131438804 gene encoding dehydrogenase/reductase SDR family member 7-like: MCLLSIVGFCFILYYVVQLCVFYYLDSDLELYLLSKLGKPISTLQGKVVWITGASSGIGRDLAIILATHGVRLCISSRKLPELTKVKQECLTACGGKLHDDDIFVMPMDMLEIESHQKYFDKVVDHFSTVDILVNNAGRSQRAEWNTIQLKVDRELFELDVFAVINLSRIALNYFIENSVKGHIAVTSSVTGLVAFPNSATYTAAKHALHGYFETLQNELFGIDVSIFCPGPTATNFLQECFTNTPGEKFNKPVGSDDKRLTSERCAELYAIALANKTPFSWAGTRPMNFIFYIGCYYPNLRRLLIRFLGIENIDRLRNGRPLKAK; the protein is encoded by the exons ATGTGTTTACTTTCAATAGTAGGattctgtttcattctgtattacGTGGTTCAATTATGTGTTTTCTATTACTTGGACTCTGACCTAGAGTTATATTTACTATCAAAGCTGGGCAAGCCTATCA GCACTCTTCAAGGTAAGGTAGTCTGGATTACCGGTGCATCTAGCGGAATCGGTCGGGATCTTGCAATTATCTTGGCGACGCATGGAGTCCGATTGTGCATATCATCCCGAAAGTTACCCGAACTTACAAAAGTGAAACAAGAATGTTTGACTGCTTGTGGAGGAAAACTGCACGATGACGATATCTTCGTGATGCCAATGGACATGCTGGAAATTGAAAGTCATCAAAAGTATTTCGACAAAGTGGTCGACCATTTTAGCACAGTGGATATTCTAGTCAACAACGCGGGTCGCTCCCAAAGGGCCGAATGGAACACTATCCAGCTAAAGGTCGATCGAGAACTGTTCGAACTGGATGTGTTTGCCGTGATCAATCTGTCTCGTATTGCTTTGAATTACTTCATCGAGAACTCCGTGAAAGGCCACATCGCTGTTACTAGTAGTGTGACAGGACTCGTTGCTTTCCCTAATTCCGCCACCTACACCGCAGCAAAACATGCTCTGCAC GGTTATTTCGAAACGCTACAAAACGAGTTATTCGGGATTGATGTCTCCATCTTCTGTCCTGGTCCAACCGCTACCAACTTCCTGCAAGAGTGCTTCACCAATACGCCAGGAGAG aaattcaataaACCAGTCGGTTCCGATGACAAGCGACTCACCAGTGAACGGTGCGCCGAActgtatgcaattgctttggctAACAAGACTCCCTTCAGCTGGGCCGGAACACGACCGATGAATTTTATCTTCTACATTGGATGTTATTATCCGAACCTCAGACGACT ATTGATTAGGTTCCTCGGGATTGAAAACATCGATAGATTACGAAATGGACGTCCACTCAAGGCCAAATAG